One Trichosurus vulpecula isolate mTriVul1 chromosome 7, mTriVul1.pri, whole genome shotgun sequence genomic region harbors:
- the LOC118857097 gene encoding 40S ribosomal protein S27-like has translation MPLAKDLLHPSPEEEKRKHKKKRLVQSPNSYFMDVKCRGCYKITTVFSHAQTVVLCVGCSTVLCQPTGGKARLTEGCSFRRKQH, from the coding sequence ATGCCTCTTGCGAAAGACCTCCTGCACCCCTCTCCCGAGGAGGAGAAGCGGAAACACAAGAAGAAGCGCCTGGTGCAGAGTCCCAACTCGTATTTCATGGACGTGAAGTGCCGAGGGTGCTACAAAATCACCACTGTCTTCAGCCACGCGCAAACGGTGGTCCTCTGTGTCGGGTGCTCCACTGTGCTCTGTCAGCCTACTGGAGGCAAGGCCAGACTTACAGAAGGATGCTCCTTCAGACGGAAGCAGCACTAA